One genomic region from Gadus morhua chromosome 9, gadMor3.0, whole genome shotgun sequence encodes:
- the LOC115550815 gene encoding melatonin receptor type 1A-like — translation MTPSYQLPVPLSVSVFPGNAFVVSLALADLLVAVYPYPLVLAAIFNDGWVAGYLQCQISGFLMGLSVIGSIFNIAGIAINRYCHICHSLQYDTVYSGSNTVCYMPLVWALTVLAIAPNWFMESLRYDPRVYSCTFAQSVSPLYTVAVVLVHFILPISVASYSYLRIWILVIRARRRVKPGARPKIKTYDVRGFLTMLVVFALFAVCWAPINLIGLAVALDPRLGPAVPEWLFVASYFMAYFNSCLNAVVYGALNSNFRKEYKRIVIIIFKFHC, via the exons atgACG CCCTCTTACCagctccctgtccctctctctgtatctgtgtttCCAGGAAACGCCTTTGTGGTGAGCCTGGCGCTGGCCGACCTGCTGGTGGCCGTCTACCCCTACCCCCTGGTGCTCGCGGCCATCTTCAACGACGGCTGGGTCGCCGGCTACCTCCAGTGCCAGATCAGCGGCTTCCTGATGGGCCTCAGCGTCATCGGCTCCATCTTCAACATCGCCGGCATCGCCATCAACCGCTACTGCCACATCTGCCACAGCCTCCAGTACGACACCGTGTACTCCGGCAGCAACACCGTGTGCTACATGCCGCTGGTGTGGGCGCTCACCGTCCTGGCCATCGCGCCCAACTGGTTCATGGAGTCGCTGCGGTACGACCCGCGCGTCTACTCCTGCACCTTCGCCCAGTCCGTCAGCCCCCTGTACACCGtggcggtggtgctggtgcaCTTCATCCTGCCCATCTCTGTCGCCTCCTACTCCTACCTGCGAATCTGGATCCTGGTCATCCGGGCGAGGCGACGGGTCAAGCCCGGCGCGCGGCCCAAGATCAAGACGTACGACGTCCGCGGCTTTCTCACCATGTTGGTGGTGTTCGCGCTGTTTGCCGTGTGCTGGGCGCCCATCAACCTGATCGGGCTGGCGGTGGCGTTGGACCCCAGACTGGGACCGGCCGTCCCCGAGTGGCTGTTTGTAGCCAGCTACTTCATGGCGTATTTTAACAGCTGCCTCAACGCCGTGGTGTACGGTGCGCTCAACAGCAACTTCAGGAAGGAGTACAAGCGCATCGTTATCATCATATTCAAGTTCCACTGCTGA